Proteins encoded within one genomic window of Festucalex cinctus isolate MCC-2025b chromosome 18, RoL_Fcin_1.0, whole genome shotgun sequence:
- the LOC144006642 gene encoding TLC domain-containing protein 5-like yields the protein MMAALLEVLCSLAGWSGLYAFLCRVSPQRGPEWNCRLVTLTHGVAIVMLTAYVVFVDGPWPLTHAGSENTALQTSALCVCLGYFLFDMSWCVRFGSEGAVMLGHHAASIAGILLPLLTGVSACETCAVIFGSELTNPLLQARWFLRRLGRYDSLLGDAVDLLFILLFATVRVGVGAVMFYCELTSPRAGVAMKLGGVVMYGLAWVFMVDIARFGYKKSRMRYKQWREKRKDSDVDGRHLDNGGN from the exons ATGATGGCGGCGCTGCTGGAGGTTCTGTGCAGCCTGGCAGGCTGGTCCGGTCTCTACGCGTTCCTGTGCCGGGTCTCGCCTCAGCGCGGGCCCGAGTGGAACTGTCGACTGGTCACGCTGACGCACGGCGTTGCCATCGTCATGCTGACGGCGTACGTGGTCTTTGTGGACGGACCCTGGCCCCTCACACATGCAG GTAGCGAGAACACGGCCCTGCAAACGTCGGCACTGTGCGTCTGCCTGGGCTACTTCCTGTTCGACATGTCGTGGTGCGTGCGTTTTGGCAGCGAGGGCGCCGTCATGCTGGGCCACCACGCCGCCAGCATCGCCGGCATCTTGCTGCCGCTGCTGACGGGCGTGTCGGCGTGCGAGACGTGCGCCGTCATCTTCGGCAGCGAGCTCACCAACCCCCTGTTGCAGGCGCGCTGGTTCCTGCGACGGCTGGGCCGCTACGACAGCCTGCTGGGCGACGCCGTCGACTtgctcttcatcctcctctttgCCACCGTGCGGGTGGGCGTGGGCGCAGTTATGTTCTACTGCGAGCTGACCTCGCCCAGGGCCGGCGTGGCCATGAAGCTGGGCGGCGTGGTGATGTACGGGCTGGCGTGGGTGTTCATGGTGGACATCGCCAGGTTCGGATACAAGAAAAGTCGGATGCGCTACAAACAGTGGCGGGAGAAGCGCAAAGATTCCGACGTGGACGGCCGTCATTTGGACAACGGTGGCAATTAA